CCAGAAAATTTATTACAGGTTGCTTTTAGCCAACAGGCACAACAGCAAATTCAGCACTACTGCGCCGCCTACCCTGAACTACACCTGCTAATTAGCCAGATTATGGCACAGGATCCCCGTCCGGCTTACCAACGAAACACATCTTCTGAGCGAGTTTATGGGGTAAAACTTTACGAGTTTAATGTGCGTTGGCAAGTGAACCTCGACACTTGTACCGTCATAGAAGTAAGCCCTGTCTAACTATAAATTGCATCATTCCAACAAAATTGCACCTAGCCACGCATTATCACTTTTGCCCACGTCTGTGTACTGCTAGAATGAGCGCCGTTTGAACACCGTGACAATAAGGACACATAAAGCTGATGCGTTCCAGCCAATATTTGCTATCTACTCAAAAAGAAACCCCATCTGATGCGGAAGTCGTCAGCCATCAGTTAATGTTGCGTGCCGGTATGGTGCGTAAGCTAGCGTCGGGTCTATATACTTGGCTACCAACAGGGTTGCGAGTGCTGAATAAAGTCGCCGACATAGTACGGGACGAAATGAATAAGGCCGGCGCAATTGAAATGCTAATGCCAGTTGTTCAACCTGCAGATTTGTGGCAAGAAAGTGGTCGTTGGGAAGAGTATGGTCCAGAATTGCTGCGTATCAAAGACCGTCATTTTAGAGATTTTGTTTTGGGGCCTACCCATGAAGAAGTCATCACCTCTTTAGTCAAAAATGAGATCAGTAGTTATAAGCAACTGCCTATTAACTTATATCAAATCCAAACTAAATTCCGCGATGAAGTACGCCCTCGTTTCGGCATCATGCGCAGTCGTGAATTCACCATGAAAGATGCGTATTCATTCCACACCTCGGAAGAATCTTTAGAGCAAACTTACCAACGGATGTTTCAAGCCTATTGCACTATTTTCGAGCGACTCGGCCTTGAATATCGTCCTGTGATTGCAGATTCTGGTTCAATAGGTGGTGCGGTTTCACATGAATTTCATGTATTAGCTGAATCTGGTGAAGATGCTATTGCCTTCAGTGATGGCTCTGATTATGCCGCCAATGTCGAAATGGCTGCAGCTATTGCCCCTATAGGTGAAAAACCCCAAGGCGTTGCAAAAAAACAGACAATTGCGACACCGGAAATCACCTCTATTGATCAAGTCAGTCAGTTCTTAGATGTACCAGTAGCTGATATTGCCAAAACTATTGTGGTATTGGCTGCCGCGGATGAGCATGGTGATCAAGGCTTAGTTGCCCTTGTCCTTCGAGGTGACCATCAGTTAAATGAAATAAAGGCCGAGAAGTTAGCATCGGTACATACACCATTGACGATGGCTACAGATCAACAAATTCAACAAGCTATTGGCTGTGAGCCTGGCTCTATCGGACCAGTAGGCTTAACTATTCCTGTAATAGTTGATCACAGCGCCGCTTATTTAGCTGACTTTGTGTGTGGCGCTAACCAAACCGGATCTCATCTTACTGGGGTTAATTGGGATAAAGACGTTACCGATTATCAAGTTGCAGACTTGCGAAACGTGCTTGCTGGCGATAGCTCACCAGATGGAAAAGGTACCATTGAAATTAAACGCGGTATTGAAGTGGGTCATATTTTCCAACTTGGTGACAAATACTCTAGTGCGATGGGCTGTGGTGTCCTTAATGAACAAGGCAAGCATCAGATTTTGACCATGGGCTGTTATGGCATAGGTGTGTCTCGTATTGTCGCAGCTGCAATTGAACAAAATCATGACAAATATGGCATTATCTGGCCTGACGCGATTGCCCCGTTCACCCTGGCATTAATTCCAATGAATATGCATAAATCCCATCGAATTCAGCAAGTTGCTGAGGATCTTTACGCGAAGCTGGTTGAAGCAGGCATCAATGTATTGTTTGATGATCGCAAAGAGCGTCCGGGCGTGATGTTTAATGATATGGAACTTATCGGCATTCCTCATACACTTGTCATTGGTGAGCGCAATCTTGATGAAAATAAAATCGAGTATAAGCATCGCCGCTCAGGCGAAAAACAACTACTCGATATTGACAATGTTTTAGAGTGGGTAAAAACTCTCTAAATCAATCGTGTAAAAGCGTCGTCGCCGTGGCGACGCTTTTACATTAAAATCCACGCTCCCCTTCAAGCCCATACAATTGCTAGGCTGAACAATCCTACAGAGTGATTGAAAACTGCACTACCTCAAAAATCATTTACCCAAACTGCTAGGGCAAAAAACCAATTTTAGTTAGGCCAAATGCCACTTTTGTATTGGGTTGAAATCCTTTTTATATGTTTTTCAATAACTTTGGATAACTTCATATCTTATTTGTTGAAATACATAGTGGTAAGCTATGCTAACAACAGTATTGAACACTTTACTTTTGTTAAAGTAAAACAAAGAGACGGTATATGCGTTTAACCTTTTATGGTGTGAGAGGCTCCATTCCAGCACCAGGTCCAGAGTATGTTAAGTATGGTGGCAACACAGCCTGTGTCCATCTGCGCTTGAATGATGGAACAGACATAATACTCGACGCAGGTACAGGCATTAAAAAACTGGGTCAAGACCTGCTATCCACCAACTCGGATATACATTTATTGCTTACCCATAATCATTGGGATCATATTCAAGGGTTTCCGTTTTTCGCGCCCATTTATCAACCCGGGCGAAATATACACATTACCCCAGGGTTAACCACGTTGAACGAATATGACGCTATATTGCAGCAAATGACCGGAAGTTATTTTCCAGTTCATCATAAGACACTGCAATCGAATATTCAGCTCAAGCCCATAGATGCTAAAACCAGCAGCTGGACAATTAACGGCGCCACCATTTATCGACACCCAATGAACCATCCTGGTAGTGGTAGCTCATATGTCATTGAGGCTGATGGTGCCAAAGTTGCCTACATTACTGACAACGAACTCTACCCGCCTTATCGTAAGGAGACTGATTTTCTGCAATGGGTTGAGTTCGCGATGAGTGCAGACATCGTGATACATGACGCCCAATACATGCTTTCCGATATGCCCGCAAAATCCGGATGGGGCCACTCGGTTGCAGAAGAGGCGGTTAAGTTGGCCTTAGCCTGCAGAACAAAGCGCTTGGCTCTATATAGTCACGATCACATTCGTACCGATGATGATATTGCGGCGATTGAAACTCATTGTCAGGAAGTCATTCAAATCGCAGAAGATAGACTAGAAGTGTTTGCGGCTGCGGAAGGGATGAGCATAGATTTGTAAGATGAATTCTCTAATAGCAAAGGGGTTAGCCATGCAACAACTTGCCATTGCAAGTGCGGATTATGCCGCTTTGTAACAACTTCTTCCGCTTTCTTTAGCGCTATAAAGAGCCTTGTCAGCTCGGTTAAACAGATCTTGTTCGGTATCCCCATCTGCATAGTTAGTGCTGCCGATGCTGCATGAAATACCGTGTTTGGATAAAATAGCACAGTCTGCCATTAAGCTTTGAATGCGCCGAGCAATGATACCATTAGTGCTGTCATCGCTACCTGGCAGTAAACAACAAAATTCATCGCCGCCGAAGCGAAATGCATAATCCGTGTCTCGTAATGACAATTTCAGCGCTTCGGCTGATGCGATCAGTACTTGATCCCCTTCGTTATGGCCAAAGCGGTCGTTCACCTGTTTGAAATTATCCATGTCGATCACCAGCAAGCCGAACGCATCACCGGTGCGTTTCCCTTGACTAATCATTCTAGTTAAGGTTTCTTGGTAATTCACTCGATTACCAAGTGAGGTCAAATGATCTTTTAACGCCATTTGTTTCAGCGTATGGTGTTCTAGGGCGTTCCTAAGAGGGAATTTGAAAAGCCGATGTAATTCGTTCAGAATATTCGCTTCGCGTAATGTCAATGAATTGGAAAAAGAGTACACCATAGTCGCAAAAGTGTTTTTTTGTGAAACTTGGTCTAACATTTTGATATTATTAGCGTTTTGCGAATCACCCAAGGTAATTAAACCTGTGGGGAATTTGATTGTCACCGCATCTGCATTTAAGCTGTTTTTGAGTTGACTAAAAAACACTGAGGCCAATTTGTGTAAATCTAAACTCGACATCATTTGATGCATAATGATTTGCGTTTCACTTTGGCTCAAGCCAGTTTGATGAGGCTCAAGAGTAAATACAGAGTCTGAAACGGCCGGTTCAAATAATTGCGTCATCTGTTCCAAGGTGTATTCTCCTGCCAAAATTTTGGCGAAATAAGTCGGTTTAGTGATTTTGTATCAACAGTTCAAGAGTTAAAGCAAGTGTTATGCCATCAAACATGAAGTAGTTCGAATAACCCAAGTAGGAGTCTCAATGTTATGCATGTAAGCTTTACCAGCATATTAGTATTGATGAGCTTTGCCGTCTTTTCCGTTTGGTTATTTAAGCGCATGAACCTTCCGCCCATTCTGGCGTATTTAGCTTGTGGAATTTTCGCCGGCCCTCATCTACTAGCGATTATCGATAACCCCGAAGAAATTCATTTTTTTGCCGAACTTGGCATAGTCTTTTTACTTTTTTCCCTTGGTTTAGAGTTTTCCTTACCTAAAGTGCTGGCAATGCGCCATCTGGTATTTGGAATTGGTTTAGGTCAGATGTTGGTAACCACACTGGCATTTATGGGATTAGCTATGGCTATTGGTTTTGATAGCAAAGCGGCACTGATCATAGGTGGCATGATTGCATTGTCATCCACCGCCATCGTGATCAAACAAATGGCAGAAAAAGGCACCCTCAATTCCACTCGCGCCCAGATGGTGGTGAGTATTCTATTGTTTCAAGATTTAGCTGTAGTCCCGTTACTAATACTCGTTCCATTGCTTGCGGAAAATTCTCAAACCTCGATGTGGATGGCTATTACCATGGCCTTTCTAAAAGGCACACTAGTAGTGGGTATTTTATTATCTGCCGGGAAATGGTTGTTACCGCGCATTTTTAATGAGGTGGCACGTACTCGTACCGATGAGTTGTTTGTCTTAACAACGATTCTAGTGGCACTAATTGCAGCCGGGCTGACCTATTCGTTTGGACTATCGATGGCGTTAGGCGCATTTTTAGCCGGCATGATGCTTAGCGAAAGCCAATATCGTCATCAGCTTGAAGCAGATATACGCCCATTCAGAGATATCTTAATGGGACTGTTTTTCATCACCATAGGTATGCGCTTTGACATGCATACTCTTTTGAACCAATTTCACTGGATAATACTTGGATTGATCGTCATTATGCTGGGCAAGATATTAATTATCCGAGCCTGTGCTTGGTTCTTTCGAACTGATGAAATCGACGCCTGGACCACAGGAATTAAACTCAGCCAGATGGGGGAGTTTAGTTTTGTATTGGCTGCATTGGCCGTAAATCATGAAGTTATAAGCGCTGAACAAGGCTCTTTGCTATTGGCTATTGGTGTGGTCAGCATGGCACTAACACCTTGGTTGGTTGATAACGGTTTAATTTTAGCCAAAAAATTGGCGAGTAACACAGAATTGTCTCGCGATCCTCTGGATGAAGATATTTATCATCCCAATATGACAGATCATGTGTTGATCTTGGGCTTCGGTCGCGTCGGACAATCTGTCAGTCGCTTACTAAATGCCGAGGCTATCCCTTATTTAGTGGTGGATGCAGATCCCGTCAGAGTGAGTGAAAGCCGTAGCGCCGGAGAACCTATTTTTTTTGGTGATGTGGCTCAAAAAGATATCTTACGTGCGGTCGGCATCGACAAAGCAAAATTAGTCTTATTGACCTTTGATGAACATCAAAAAGCCCTGAGCGTGATCAAAATGATCACGGATTTGCGTCCAGGTCTACCGATTGTTGTTCGCACCCGCAAAGATTATCACCTTGAAGAATTATATGCCGCTGGAGCCAGCCAAGTGGTACCTGAGATATTAGAAGGAAGTTTGATGCTGGTTTCTCAGGTGCTACATCTATCTGGCATTCCCATGTCACGAATACTTAAACGGGTACGCTCTGAAAGGAAAGGCCATTATCGTAATATGCATGGCTTCTTCCCAGGTGAAACCACGGAAATAAGTTATGGCACCAAGGATAAATTAGAATTTCTGCACGCTATCATTCTCACCAGCGATGCCTTTGCTGTTGGCAAAAGTATCGACGAATTAAATTTAACCGGTATGCGGATCAATATAAAAGGGCTGCGGCGCAAAAATATTGAAATTGCCACACCGGATCTGTCTGAAGCGCTGAAAGTCGGTGACGTCGTGGTCATTTCAGGTAAACCTCGCCGAGTAGAAAGAGCCGAGCGGTTCTTATTGGAGGGCCACTGAGGCCCAAGCCCGCCAATATAATGTCCTTCCTACCTTTCAGCAACGGTGCTCCACCGCAAGAGCAGCCAATTACGAATAACTCAATTCCCGCTAGAAAATAGATCATTACATGGACAGGCACTCACACTTACTTGAATGCAAAGACAGATACCATTACATCATTACATGGACAGGCACTCACACCTACTTGAATGCAAAGACAGATACTGGGACACAAACTATCGCTATCAGGGACGAGAGCGCTAAGCGTACAAGGAGGTATTTACAGCGTGTTTGTAGTCCAGTGCTGTCTTGGAATGTAAAAAATTAAAGGTGGGTGTCCACGTAAGAGGTAGTCCAGGACCATTACATGGACAGGCACTCACACCTATTTGAATGCAAAGACAGATACTGGGAAACAAACT
Above is a window of Aliiglaciecola sp. LCG003 DNA encoding:
- a CDS encoding MBL fold metallo-hydrolase, with translation MRLTFYGVRGSIPAPGPEYVKYGGNTACVHLRLNDGTDIILDAGTGIKKLGQDLLSTNSDIHLLLTHNHWDHIQGFPFFAPIYQPGRNIHITPGLTTLNEYDAILQQMTGSYFPVHHKTLQSNIQLKPIDAKTSSWTINGATIYRHPMNHPGSGSSYVIEADGAKVAYITDNELYPPYRKETDFLQWVEFAMSADIVIHDAQYMLSDMPAKSGWGHSVAEEAVKLALACRTKRLALYSHDHIRTDDDIAAIETHCQEVIQIAEDRLEVFAAAEGMSIDL
- a CDS encoding proline--tRNA ligase, encoding MRSSQYLLSTQKETPSDAEVVSHQLMLRAGMVRKLASGLYTWLPTGLRVLNKVADIVRDEMNKAGAIEMLMPVVQPADLWQESGRWEEYGPELLRIKDRHFRDFVLGPTHEEVITSLVKNEISSYKQLPINLYQIQTKFRDEVRPRFGIMRSREFTMKDAYSFHTSEESLEQTYQRMFQAYCTIFERLGLEYRPVIADSGSIGGAVSHEFHVLAESGEDAIAFSDGSDYAANVEMAAAIAPIGEKPQGVAKKQTIATPEITSIDQVSQFLDVPVADIAKTIVVLAAADEHGDQGLVALVLRGDHQLNEIKAEKLASVHTPLTMATDQQIQQAIGCEPGSIGPVGLTIPVIVDHSAAYLADFVCGANQTGSHLTGVNWDKDVTDYQVADLRNVLAGDSSPDGKGTIEIKRGIEVGHIFQLGDKYSSAMGCGVLNEQGKHQILTMGCYGIGVSRIVAAAIEQNHDKYGIIWPDAIAPFTLALIPMNMHKSHRIQQVAEDLYAKLVEAGINVLFDDRKERPGVMFNDMELIGIPHTLVIGERNLDENKIEYKHRRSGEKQLLDIDNVLEWVKTL
- a CDS encoding GGDEF domain-containing protein, which encodes MTQLFEPAVSDSVFTLEPHQTGLSQSETQIIMHQMMSSLDLHKLASVFFSQLKNSLNADAVTIKFPTGLITLGDSQNANNIKMLDQVSQKNTFATMVYSFSNSLTLREANILNELHRLFKFPLRNALEHHTLKQMALKDHLTSLGNRVNYQETLTRMISQGKRTGDAFGLLVIDMDNFKQVNDRFGHNEGDQVLIASAEALKLSLRDTDYAFRFGGDEFCCLLPGSDDSTNGIIARRIQSLMADCAILSKHGISCSIGSTNYADGDTEQDLFNRADKALYSAKESGRSCYKAA
- a CDS encoding monovalent cation:proton antiporter family protein — translated: MHVSFTSILVLMSFAVFSVWLFKRMNLPPILAYLACGIFAGPHLLAIIDNPEEIHFFAELGIVFLLFSLGLEFSLPKVLAMRHLVFGIGLGQMLVTTLAFMGLAMAIGFDSKAALIIGGMIALSSTAIVIKQMAEKGTLNSTRAQMVVSILLFQDLAVVPLLILVPLLAENSQTSMWMAITMAFLKGTLVVGILLSAGKWLLPRIFNEVARTRTDELFVLTTILVALIAAGLTYSFGLSMALGAFLAGMMLSESQYRHQLEADIRPFRDILMGLFFITIGMRFDMHTLLNQFHWIILGLIVIMLGKILIIRACAWFFRTDEIDAWTTGIKLSQMGEFSFVLAALAVNHEVISAEQGSLLLAIGVVSMALTPWLVDNGLILAKKLASNTELSRDPLDEDIYHPNMTDHVLILGFGRVGQSVSRLLNAEAIPYLVVDADPVRVSESRSAGEPIFFGDVAQKDILRAVGIDKAKLVLLTFDEHQKALSVIKMITDLRPGLPIVVRTRKDYHLEELYAAGASQVVPEILEGSLMLVSQVLHLSGIPMSRILKRVRSERKGHYRNMHGFFPGETTEISYGTKDKLEFLHAIILTSDAFAVGKSIDELNLTGMRINIKGLRRKNIEIATPDLSEALKVGDVVVISGKPRRVERAERFLLEGH